The following proteins are encoded in a genomic region of candidate division WOR-3 bacterium:
- a CDS encoding indolepyruvate oxidoreductase subunit beta has protein sequence MENKKVTNIVICGVGGQGIILASNVLCNAAFNERLDVKKSEVHGMAQRGGSVITHVRFGEKVYSPLIEEGKVDFILAFEKLEAFRYLHYLKEKNGVIIVNDREIPPMSVLVGADTYPADITKKLKNYGELHLVPAEKTARELKNSRTVNIILLGVLSTFLNFKTRSWHSALKSCIKEKFVELNISAFDRGRALRRE, from the coding sequence ATGGAAAATAAGAAAGTCACGAACATTGTGATCTGTGGAGTCGGGGGTCAGGGTATAATCCTCGCCTCAAATGTACTCTGTAACGCCGCTTTCAATGAAAGACTGGATGTAAAGAAGAGCGAAGTGCACGGTATGGCGCAACGCGGTGGAAGTGTCATAACCCACGTGAGGTTCGGTGAAAAAGTATACTCACCTTTGATTGAAGAAGGCAAAGTCGATTTCATCCTTGCCTTTGAAAAACTCGAGGCGTTCCGATATCTCCATTATTTAAAAGAGAAGAACGGTGTCATTATCGTCAATGACCGTGAAATTCCTCCGATGAGCGTGCTCGTCGGAGCCGATACTTATCCGGCAGACATTACAAAAAAGTTGAAAAATTACGGAGAGCTGCATCTTGTTCCGGCGGAAAAGACCGCCCGGGAACTCAAGAACAGCCGAACGGTCAACATCATCCTTCTCGGTGTGCTCTCCACTTTCCTGAATTTCAAAACACGTTCCTGGCACAGTGCCCTTAAATCGTGCATCAAAGAGAAGTTCGTTGAATTAAATATCTCCGCTTTTGACAGAGGCAGAGCACTACGCCGGGAATAA
- a CDS encoding 4Fe-4S dicluster domain-containing protein, which translates to MKLGLSKPKIIRHDEECTHCGLCSLICPTRAFFIVKATMCVDFEPSRCIECGECVTVCPYKAIESSFLQEVNG; encoded by the coding sequence ATGAAGCTCGGATTATCAAAGCCGAAAATAATACGGCACGATGAAGAGTGCACCCACTGTGGTTTATGTTCACTGATATGCCCCACCCGGGCTTTTTTCATTGTGAAGGCGACCATGTGCGTTGACTTTGAGCCGTCACGCTGCATCGAATGCGGAGAATGTGTGACAGTCTGTCCGTATAAAGCGATCGAGAGTTCTTTTCTGCAGGAAGTAAACGGATGA
- a CDS encoding outer membrane lipoprotein-sorting protein — MKRRLILGFLWIFLINPFNYIRADVETPSAVEILKKVDDTLFSPKDQKLLMKLLLIDKDGNEKTRSIRIYQKGSEKRLAKFLSPADQKGIAFLSLPDGVMYLYLPAYEKVRRIASHVRNNKFAGTDFTYEDMEAGRYTEKWNPELVENNGESFVLQLLPKEGTETKYSKLKIWVDPDNFFVTRIEYYDKKGSLRKIMTRTKIKQIKGYWVAEESEMYDLKAKHKTRMILEEVEFDTELKDDLFTERYLMR, encoded by the coding sequence ATGAAAAGAAGATTGATACTGGGATTTCTATGGATTTTTTTGATAAATCCCTTTAATTACATCCGGGCGGATGTTGAAACGCCTTCCGCCGTGGAAATTCTCAAGAAAGTTGATGATACATTATTCAGCCCTAAGGATCAGAAGCTTTTGATGAAGTTGCTCCTTATTGATAAAGACGGGAATGAAAAAACGCGTTCCATCCGCATCTATCAAAAAGGAAGCGAAAAACGTCTGGCGAAATTTCTTTCTCCGGCAGACCAGAAGGGAATCGCCTTTTTGTCTCTGCCGGACGGAGTTATGTACTTATATCTTCCCGCCTATGAAAAGGTAAGGCGGATTGCTTCTCATGTGAGAAATAATAAATTCGCCGGGACTGATTTCACCTATGAGGATATGGAGGCGGGGCGGTATACCGAGAAATGGAATCCTGAATTGGTAGAGAACAACGGAGAGTCATTTGTTCTGCAGCTTTTGCCGAAAGAGGGGACAGAAACCAAATATTCGAAATTGAAGATCTGGGTTGATCCTGACAATTTCTTCGTGACGAGAATCGAATATTACGACAAAAAAGGCAGTTTAAGAAAGATTATGACACGGACCAAGATAAAACAGATCAAAGGATATTGGGTCGCCGAAGAATCCGAGATGTATGATCTGAAAGCGAAGCACAAAACCAGAATGATCCTGGAAGAGGTGGAATTCGACACGGAGTTGAAGGATGATCTCTTTACGGAAAGATATTTAATGCGTTGA
- a CDS encoding AarF/ABC1/UbiB kinase family protein — MFVTSNPIKHFGRYVQVSRVLLKYGFGEYIKTLHPAFLLARLGLGKKRIVFRPLAQRLRLALEELGPTFIKIGQIASTRGDFLPEEFTNELAKLQDKVKPEPFSEIRKVIESEIGPIGTFFDEFKKEPVGSASIAQVYLAKYKGIPVIVKVRRPKIEQMIETDIEILKMISRVVEKNIPAIKQGEPEKLIDTFARTIRRELDFLNEANNAEKFRENFREDKRIYIPQIYRDISTRKILIQEYIDGIKISDIKTMQKKGIDPKIVAENGADIFLKQIFIDGFFHADPHPGNIFVKEGNVITLIDFGMVGRINHRLKEQISNLLVGVVDRDPDTIVRVLTKIGAVENGIGFESLKEDILYILDKLERRVLTQISVSDFVHDINRTIRTHHIRIPQDLLYLGKSISQIESIGKELNPDFDTIRSLKKFIIKNHINAVSIKESFVKGKKWLKDMLAILRDLPENLNRLFDFNHQITQINKSEKKTNNQINWFLDGFGIMILSIFVFLVTNLPFLKILSILGLVFSFIIFVAQIVVSIMK; from the coding sequence ATGTTTGTTACTTCAAATCCTATTAAGCACTTTGGCCGTTATGTCCAGGTCAGTCGAGTATTGCTCAAATATGGTTTTGGAGAGTATATAAAAACACTCCATCCAGCCTTTTTACTTGCTCGGCTCGGACTGGGTAAAAAAAGAATAGTATTCCGTCCTTTAGCTCAGAGATTAAGGCTTGCATTAGAAGAATTAGGTCCCACGTTTATCAAAATTGGTCAAATTGCATCAACAAGGGGTGATTTTTTACCCGAAGAGTTTACCAATGAATTAGCAAAACTTCAGGATAAAGTAAAACCAGAACCATTTTCAGAAATAAGGAAGGTTATTGAATCAGAGATTGGACCGATCGGGACTTTTTTTGATGAATTCAAAAAAGAACCAGTTGGTTCGGCTTCCATTGCTCAGGTTTATCTTGCAAAGTATAAAGGTATACCGGTTATTGTTAAGGTAAGAAGACCAAAGATCGAGCAGATGATCGAGACCGATATTGAAATTTTGAAGATGATTTCAAGGGTGGTTGAAAAGAATATTCCCGCAATAAAACAAGGAGAACCCGAAAAGTTAATTGATACATTCGCACGAACTATCCGACGGGAATTGGATTTCCTAAACGAGGCGAATAATGCTGAGAAATTTAGGGAAAATTTTCGTGAAGATAAACGGATTTATATTCCTCAAATATATCGGGACATTTCTACGCGTAAAATTCTGATTCAAGAATATATTGATGGTATTAAAATAAGCGATATAAAAACAATGCAAAAAAAAGGAATTGATCCTAAAATTGTTGCAGAAAATGGTGCTGATATATTCCTGAAACAAATCTTTATAGATGGCTTTTTCCATGCGGACCCACATCCAGGCAATATTTTTGTGAAAGAAGGTAATGTAATCACCCTAATTGACTTTGGCATGGTGGGAAGGATTAACCATCGTTTGAAAGAACAAATTTCCAACCTCCTTGTTGGTGTTGTTGATCGCGACCCAGATACAATAGTTCGAGTTCTCACAAAGATTGGCGCTGTGGAAAATGGAATTGGGTTCGAGTCATTAAAAGAGGATATTCTTTATATTCTGGATAAACTTGAAAGAAGAGTCCTTACTCAGATTTCCGTATCTGATTTTGTTCATGATATAAATAGAACCATCCGTACTCATCATATCAGAATACCGCAAGACCTTCTTTATCTTGGCAAATCTATATCTCAGATTGAATCAATCGGTAAAGAACTCAACCCGGATTTTGATACGATTAGATCTTTAAAAAAGTTTATAATTAAAAATCATATCAACGCGGTGTCAATAAAAGAATCTTTTGTAAAAGGGAAGAAGTGGTTAAAGGATATGCTGGCAATCCTTAGGGATTTGCCTGAAAATTTGAATAGATTATTTGACTTTAATCACCAAATAACGCAGATTAATAAATCAGAAAAGAAGACTAACAATCAAATTAATTGGTTTCTAGATGGATTTGGAATAATGATACTATCGATATTTGTTTTTCTCGTTACAAATTTGCCCTTTCTTAAAATCTTATCTATTCTTGGTCTTGTATTTTCATTCATAATTTTTGTTGCACAAATCGTGGTATCAATAATGAAGTAA
- the iorA gene encoding indolepyruvate ferredoxin oxidoreductase subunit alpha: MKRLLSGNQAVARGAWEAGCNVAAAYPGTPSTEILENINRYPEIYTEWAVNEKVALEVVAGACFTGARALTAMKHVGVNVAADPMFTMAYSGVTGGLVIVTADDPGMWSSQDEQDNRHYGRHAKIPVLEPSDSNEAKLFTILAFDISEKFDTPVLLRLTTRICHSVTIVEFGKRKEHKIKGYVKDIKKRLVLPAHARIRHRIVEKRLIRLSRYSDIFPYNKIEWGKKSLGIITSGISYQYAKEIFPDASFLKLSFTYPVPIKLIRKFARQVKRLVVIEEGDPILENEIKVLGIKVTGKDKIPLCGELTPKVIRDSLKRPYKRTKKPLRAPARPPVLCPGCPHRGVFYVINKLKLTATGDIGCYTLGALPPLNAMDTCICMGASVTNAHGMEKALGAEFSQKTVAVLGDSTFYHSGITGLVNAVYNKGNLNLFILDNHTTAMTGHQPHPGTGRLAKGEAGKRVPPEDIVKGAGVEFVKIINPDSLKEVEEAIKQALAFDGVTVLIFRKPCALLTKPKPPFRIDPELCNGCRLCLRLGCPAISLTFPKEKKRPLAVIDQGLCVGCGLCVQMCPRKAIVLSKEKENGK; the protein is encoded by the coding sequence ATGAAGAGACTGCTCTCAGGAAACCAGGCGGTTGCACGCGGAGCATGGGAGGCCGGTTGTAATGTTGCCGCCGCCTATCCAGGAACACCTTCAACTGAAATTTTAGAAAATATCAACAGGTATCCTGAAATATATACCGAGTGGGCGGTTAATGAAAAAGTCGCCCTTGAAGTCGTCGCCGGAGCGTGTTTCACCGGTGCCAGAGCACTTACCGCGATGAAACATGTCGGCGTGAATGTCGCTGCAGACCCGATGTTTACAATGGCTTATTCAGGTGTAACCGGCGGCCTCGTGATCGTCACGGCTGACGATCCGGGGATGTGGTCATCCCAGGATGAACAGGACAACCGCCATTATGGCAGGCACGCCAAGATACCTGTATTGGAACCGTCGGATTCAAACGAAGCGAAGCTTTTCACGATTCTGGCCTTTGATATTTCGGAAAAATTCGATACGCCGGTCCTGCTGAGGCTCACGACAAGGATCTGTCATTCCGTCACCATCGTGGAATTTGGTAAAAGAAAAGAACACAAGATAAAGGGATATGTAAAAGATATAAAAAAGAGGCTCGTACTGCCGGCCCATGCACGCATTCGGCACAGGATCGTAGAAAAGCGCCTCATACGATTGAGCCGGTACAGCGATATCTTTCCGTACAATAAGATTGAGTGGGGAAAGAAAAGTTTGGGAATCATCACATCGGGGATTTCCTATCAATACGCAAAGGAAATTTTCCCAGATGCGAGTTTTTTGAAACTTTCATTCACATATCCTGTTCCGATCAAATTAATCAGGAAATTCGCAAGGCAGGTGAAGAGGCTGGTCGTTATTGAAGAAGGCGATCCGATACTGGAGAATGAAATAAAGGTATTGGGAATAAAGGTTACAGGTAAAGACAAAATTCCTCTGTGCGGTGAACTGACCCCTAAGGTCATCAGGGACAGTCTGAAAAGACCTTATAAAAGAACAAAAAAACCGTTGCGTGCGCCGGCAAGACCACCGGTCTTATGCCCGGGATGTCCCCACCGCGGAGTTTTTTATGTCATTAATAAATTAAAATTGACCGCGACCGGTGACATCGGATGCTACACCCTGGGAGCCCTGCCGCCTTTAAACGCCATGGATACCTGTATCTGCATGGGAGCCAGTGTAACCAATGCCCATGGAATGGAAAAAGCCCTGGGTGCAGAATTCAGTCAGAAAACCGTCGCCGTGCTCGGTGACTCAACATTCTATCACTCCGGAATCACGGGTTTGGTGAACGCCGTCTATAATAAAGGAAATTTAAATCTTTTTATTCTCGACAACCACACCACGGCGATGACCGGACATCAACCGCATCCAGGAACCGGCAGACTGGCAAAAGGAGAAGCCGGAAAAAGAGTCCCTCCTGAAGACATTGTAAAGGGAGCCGGTGTCGAATTCGTCAAGATAATCAATCCGGATTCTCTGAAAGAAGTGGAGGAAGCCATAAAACAGGCCCTTGCCTTCGACGGCGTCACGGTATTGATATTCCGTAAACCGTGTGCCCTCCTCACAAAGCCAAAACCTCCTTTCAGAATCGACCCGGAATTATGCAACGGCTGTAGATTGTGTCTGCGTCTCGGATGTCCTGCAATCAGCCTGACCTTTCCGAAAGAGAAGAAAAGACCGCTTGCGGTAATCGACCAGGGACTGTGTGTGGGCTGCGGTCTATGTGTTCAAATGTGCCCGCGTAAGGCAATCGTGCTTTCAAAGGAAAAGGAGAATGGAAAATAA
- a CDS encoding TetR/AcrR family transcriptional regulator, giving the protein MKPKRSFSSNLDAVKNIALKDTRFVIIKVAQDIFAKFGYKKTTVHDIARAAHKVKSTIYQYFKSKEEIFQTVVEKESQVLKEEIKKVINLQDDPKKKLFSYVITRMRVLEDLPNFYNALRDEHLDHFVFIEKMRKKYLKHEIDTVTKILKNGVDQGAFVINDLKLTACMIVVALKGLEHPLIAESRMLNTNQSISGLLGILFSGIDKR; this is encoded by the coding sequence ATGAAACCAAAAAGGTCATTTAGTTCGAATTTGGATGCTGTGAAGAATATAGCATTAAAAGATACCCGATTTGTTATTATCAAAGTTGCTCAAGATATTTTTGCCAAATTTGGTTATAAGAAAACAACTGTACATGATATAGCTAGAGCCGCGCATAAGGTAAAAAGCACAATATACCAATACTTCAAAAGTAAAGAAGAAATTTTCCAGACTGTCGTGGAAAAAGAAAGTCAGGTATTGAAAGAGGAAATAAAAAAAGTGATTAATCTGCAGGATGACCCCAAAAAGAAATTGTTTAGTTATGTTATTACAAGAATGCGGGTTCTCGAGGATTTACCGAATTTCTACAATGCACTCCGGGATGAACATCTCGATCATTTTGTCTTTATTGAAAAGATGAGGAAGAAATATCTTAAGCATGAAATCGATACGGTTACGAAAATTTTGAAAAATGGCGTTGATCAAGGCGCTTTTGTGATAAACGATTTAAAATTGACTGCATGTATGATTGTTGTTGCCTTAAAAGGATTAGAACATCCTCTGATTGCCGAAAGCAGGATGTTAAATACTAACCAAAGTATTAGTGGCTTATTAGGAATTTTGTTTAGTGGAATAGATAAAAGATAA
- a CDS encoding radical SAM protein — MSLQLENQRQIVKEQIFKRIYSSLVDLAIVFSGSKTLKEITLKFLTPVVERSVYLSQKKIMNKRILKDKTDMMMAVIYSALRTNIHKKTVQILMKDVFLNPEAKSKAYEFQMKHGFIPPGFINIAPGKQCNLKCLHCYANASTGKEKLSYRTFSRIIKEAKDNWGAHFFVITGGEPFLWRDEEYTLLDIAERNQDCLFLVYTNGTLIYGDTLKRLSELCNILPAISVEGMEEATDARRGKGLFKKIVKVMNNLRNENIAFGISVTATKENYREVLSDEFIDYFFKKLGASFGWLFHYMPIGREPNPSLMPTPEQRLWMWQRSWDIVRKEKIMLGDFWNHGTVSNGCISAARPGGYFYIDWSGNIAPCAFFPYSTMNINDIYKSGKTIDAIFEDPFFKAIRTWQQNYGCLNAKLDAETDWLRPCPMRDHYATALKLVNKYNARLIDGNDPIMKSDRYTNEMIEFDRNLKEKVGSFWCEEYIKDSRH; from the coding sequence ATGAGTTTACAATTAGAGAATCAAAGACAAATAGTCAAGGAGCAAATATTTAAAAGAATTTATTCATCATTAGTCGATCTTGCAATCGTTTTTTCAGGAAGCAAGACGTTAAAGGAGATAACACTTAAATTTCTTACTCCGGTGGTGGAACGTTCAGTATATCTTTCTCAGAAAAAGATTATGAACAAAAGAATTCTAAAAGACAAAACCGATATGATGATGGCAGTAATATACTCGGCACTACGAACCAATATCCATAAGAAAACAGTCCAGATATTAATGAAAGACGTATTTCTGAATCCAGAAGCTAAATCAAAGGCGTATGAGTTTCAAATGAAACATGGTTTTATACCACCAGGTTTTATTAACATAGCTCCGGGTAAACAGTGTAATCTTAAATGCCTGCATTGCTACGCCAATGCTTCAACTGGTAAGGAAAAGTTGTCATATAGGACATTCTCAAGAATCATTAAAGAAGCCAAAGATAATTGGGGAGCACATTTTTTTGTTATTACTGGTGGTGAACCATTTTTATGGAGGGATGAAGAATATACGCTTCTGGATATTGCAGAAAGAAATCAGGATTGTCTATTTCTAGTTTATACTAATGGAACCTTGATTTATGGTGATACCTTGAAAAGGCTTTCAGAACTCTGCAATATTTTACCAGCGATTTCTGTTGAAGGTATGGAAGAAGCAACTGATGCGAGGAGAGGAAAAGGATTATTCAAGAAAATCGTTAAGGTAATGAATAATTTGAGAAATGAAAATATTGCATTCGGAATTTCGGTTACCGCTACAAAGGAGAATTATCGAGAAGTACTTTCTGATGAATTTATCGATTATTTCTTTAAGAAATTGGGTGCAAGTTTTGGCTGGCTATTCCATTATATGCCCATTGGTAGAGAGCCTAACCCTTCACTCATGCCAACACCTGAACAGCGTCTCTGGATGTGGCAACGCTCCTGGGATATTGTCCGCAAAGAAAAAATCATGTTAGGTGACTTTTGGAACCACGGTACAGTTAGTAATGGATGTATTTCAGCAGCAAGACCTGGCGGTTATTTTTATATTGATTGGAGCGGCAATATTGCGCCCTGCGCGTTTTTTCCCTATTCAACAATGAATATCAATGACATATACAAGAGCGGTAAGACAATAGATGCGATCTTTGAGGATCCATTCTTTAAGGCAATAAGAACCTGGCAGCAGAATTACGGTTGTCTAAACGCAAAATTGGATGCGGAGACAGATTGGCTCAGGCCCTGTCCAATGAGAGACCATTATGCTACTGCGTTGAAATTAGTTAATAAGTACAATGCACGACTGATTGACGGTAATGACCCGATTATGAAATCTGATAGGTATACTAATGAAATGATAGAGTTTGATCGCAATTTAAAAGAAAAAGTCGGGAGTTTCTGGTGTGAAGAATATATTAAAGATAGTCGACATTGA
- a CDS encoding nitronate monooxygenase has product MNSREMPKLKIGELEAKIPIVQGGMSVGISLSELASAVANEGGIGVIGAAGIGMIESDFSTNFKEANKRALRKEIRKAKEKTNGIIGVNIMVALSDFDELSLVAVEEGADLVFLGAGLPLKNPKTLSLDKLRNVSTKVIPIVSSARAANIIFQYWARNYNHVPDAVVVEGPLAGGHLGFKKEQINDPNYTLEKTLSEVILAMKTFEQQFNKSIPVIAAGGIYTGADIYKVVQLGAHGVQMATRFVATDECDADVKFKKAYIECKKKDLILIDSPVGLPGRAIRNKFLNDVAIGMKKPFKCPWQCLKTCDFKNSPYCIALALINAKKGNLDEGFAFAGANAYRVNKIVSVKELIETLLTEYKEATFI; this is encoded by the coding sequence ATGAATTCAAGGGAAATGCCAAAATTAAAGATAGGCGAACTTGAGGCTAAAATACCAATTGTTCAAGGCGGAATGAGTGTTGGTATCTCTTTGTCAGAATTAGCTTCGGCTGTGGCGAACGAGGGTGGTATTGGAGTTATTGGTGCTGCTGGGATTGGTATGATTGAATCCGATTTCAGTACAAATTTCAAAGAAGCAAACAAAAGAGCATTGAGAAAAGAAATAAGAAAAGCAAAGGAAAAGACGAACGGCATTATTGGAGTCAATATAATGGTTGCTCTCTCAGATTTTGATGAGCTTTCGCTTGTGGCAGTAGAAGAAGGTGCAGATCTGGTTTTTCTTGGTGCAGGGCTTCCACTAAAGAATCCAAAAACATTATCATTGGATAAATTGAGAAATGTTTCTACAAAGGTTATCCCTATTGTGTCTTCTGCAAGAGCTGCTAATATTATATTTCAATATTGGGCAAGGAATTATAATCATGTTCCTGATGCTGTAGTTGTTGAGGGACCTTTAGCTGGAGGGCATCTCGGTTTCAAAAAGGAGCAAATAAATGATCCTAATTATACATTAGAGAAAACACTCTCTGAGGTTATTTTAGCAATGAAAACTTTCGAGCAACAATTTAATAAAAGTATTCCAGTAATTGCCGCAGGAGGCATATATACTGGGGCAGATATTTATAAAGTTGTGCAGCTAGGAGCTCACGGAGTGCAAATGGCAACCAGATTTGTAGCCACAGATGAGTGCGATGCAGATGTAAAATTCAAAAAGGCATATATAGAGTGTAAAAAAAAAGATTTAATTTTAATTGATAGTCCTGTTGGATTGCCGGGAAGGGCAATACGAAACAAGTTTCTTAATGATGTAGCAATAGGGATGAAAAAACCTTTTAAATGTCCCTGGCAATGTCTGAAAACCTGCGATTTTAAAAATTCACCATATTGTATTGCCCTTGCATTAATCAATGCCAAAAAGGGAAACCTGGATGAAGGGTTCGCTTTTGCAGGAGCTAACGCTTATAGAGTAAACAAAATCGTCTCTGTTAAAGAATTGATTGAGACCTTATTGACAGAATATAAAGAGGCAACATTTATATAA
- the buk gene encoding butyrate kinase, producing the protein MKPIILVINPGAGSTRVALFTEKTPLFEENIRHNAAELLKFEKIIDQYQWRKDKILELLKDKEVPLDSITAVVGRGGPFKPLKSGTYLVNESLINDIKSGNYQSEHPSLLGALIAKELADSLKINAYFVDPVSVDEFWELSRYSGLKQIKRKALSHALNVRMVAKETAKKLGKPYSQCNFVIVHLGTGITVAAHLQGKQIDSSNANEDGPFSPQRTGALPTMPLAKLCCSGEYTYDEIKKKLNREGGLLSYLGTDDIQEIEERISKGDREAEEVYHAMIYQIAKEVGAYAVVLKGKIDAIIITGGIAHSKKFVGALREWINFLCPHFFIYPGEGEMKALAFGVLRVLQGEESVMTYE; encoded by the coding sequence ATGAAACCGATAATCCTGGTAATCAATCCCGGCGCCGGTTCGACCCGTGTCGCCCTCTTTACGGAGAAAACCCCTCTCTTTGAGGAAAACATCCGACATAACGCCGCTGAACTTTTGAAATTCGAGAAGATCATTGATCAGTACCAGTGGCGTAAGGATAAGATTCTGGAACTCCTGAAAGATAAGGAAGTGCCGCTGGATTCAATCACCGCGGTCGTGGGCAGAGGCGGACCCTTCAAGCCTTTAAAAAGCGGCACCTATCTGGTCAATGAGTCCCTGATCAACGACATAAAATCCGGTAATTATCAATCCGAACACCCTTCACTCCTGGGCGCCTTGATTGCAAAAGAGCTCGCCGATTCACTGAAGATCAATGCTTATTTCGTGGATCCGGTATCGGTCGATGAATTCTGGGAACTTTCCAGGTATTCAGGGCTGAAACAAATAAAAAGAAAAGCGTTGAGCCATGCCCTTAATGTCAGGATGGTCGCAAAAGAAACAGCAAAAAAACTCGGAAAACCGTATTCTCAATGTAATTTCGTCATTGTCCATCTCGGTACCGGCATCACCGTCGCCGCCCACTTACAAGGAAAACAGATCGACTCATCCAACGCCAATGAAGACGGTCCGTTTTCCCCCCAGAGAACCGGCGCCCTGCCGACAATGCCCCTTGCAAAACTGTGTTGTTCTGGTGAATATACCTATGACGAGATCAAAAAGAAACTGAACAGAGAAGGCGGCTTGCTTTCGTATCTGGGCACCGATGATATTCAGGAGATTGAAGAACGTATCTCAAAAGGCGATCGGGAAGCAGAAGAAGTATATCACGCTATGATCTATCAAATCGCCAAAGAGGTCGGAGCGTATGCGGTCGTCCTCAAAGGGAAAATCGATGCGATAATAATCACCGGCGGCATCGCACATTCAAAAAAGTTTGTCGGCGCCTTGAGAGAGTGGATAAATTTTCTCTGCCCTCACTTTTTCATATACCCCGGTGAAGGAGAGATGAAAGCCCTTGCGTTCGGTGTCCTGAGGGTGCTCCAGGGAGAAGAATCCGTAATGACTTACGAATAA
- the recO gene encoding DNA repair protein RecO, with translation MPDIIKTKGFILKTAPFKESSLFITLLTNDCGKIKVLAKGARRPKSKFCGTMEIFNLDEIIFYKKETKEVYTLSDASVIEDFKTLRLSPRKVNAGMVLCEFFEKTLPPEEYSRSAFRLLFGFLKDLQRASVSRIKPLTICYLIKALPESGVRPHLTDCVRCSKKVVYDDKKIDFSIAAGGVVCEKDYDDTVIFLKKETINLLDGILSGKRIDIEDTAFLELERIIPDYLSYHLNNLVLNSLRHLEQNR, from the coding sequence ATGCCTGATATAATAAAAACAAAAGGATTCATTTTAAAAACCGCGCCGTTTAAGGAATCAAGCCTCTTCATTACACTTCTGACAAACGACTGCGGGAAGATCAAGGTACTGGCGAAAGGTGCGCGTCGACCAAAAAGCAAGTTTTGCGGCACCATGGAAATCTTCAATCTCGATGAAATCATATTTTATAAAAAAGAAACAAAAGAAGTATATACCTTGAGTGACGCCTCAGTCATCGAAGACTTTAAAACACTACGTCTCTCACCCCGAAAAGTGAATGCCGGCATGGTACTCTGTGAATTTTTCGAGAAAACACTTCCCCCGGAGGAATACAGCAGAAGTGCTTTCAGATTGCTCTTCGGCTTTTTAAAAGATCTTCAAAGAGCAAGTGTCTCCCGGATAAAACCTCTCACCATCTGTTATTTGATCAAAGCCCTTCCTGAAAGCGGTGTCCGTCCGCACCTCACCGATTGTGTAAGATGCAGCAAAAAAGTTGTTTACGATGATAAAAAGATTGATTTCAGTATCGCCGCCGGCGGGGTCGTTTGTGAAAAAGACTACGATGATACCGTAATCTTTCTAAAAAAAGAGACAATCAATCTCCTGGACGGCATTCTGAGCGGTAAGCGGATCGACATCGAGGACACTGCTTTTCTGGAACTCGAAAGGATCATCCCTGACTATCTTTCTTATCATCTGAACAATCTCGTGCTCAATTCACTACGACATCTTGAACAGAACCGATAA